In Pseudonocardia sp. C8, one genomic interval encodes:
- the ftsZ gene encoding cell division protein FtsZ, protein MTPPHNYLAVIKVVGIGGGGVNAVNRMIEVGLKGVEFIAVNTDAQALLMSDADVKLDIGRELTRGLGAGANPEVGGKAAEDHAEEIEEVLKGADMVFVTAGEGGGTGTGGAPVVASIARKLGALTIGVVTRPFTFEGRRRAGQAEEGIQQLRNECDTLIVIPNDRLLQLGDVGVSLMDAFRSADEVLLSGVQGITNLITTPGLINLDFADVKSVMSGAGSALMGIGSARGEGRAVQAAEKAINSPLLEASMDGAQGVLLSIAGGSDLGLFEIHEAASLVQEAAHPEANIIFGTVIDDSLGDEVRITVIAAGFEGGTPTHKKLEPAVFRQGTQKPAEPAATQEGQQGQQFPQGQQTQQTPQATQQQASYQQVTQAPPQQAAPQHPQGQQGGSGYGAASATSPQQGSPSLPTSVPASPERTGTLPPSQPSAPAPRQPDTRAETTGSDGTAGHTTASAPATGVSRPAAEPVEDEVDVPPFMRR, encoded by the coding sequence ATGACGCCCCCGCACAACTACCTGGCCGTGATCAAGGTCGTCGGCATCGGTGGCGGCGGCGTGAACGCCGTCAACCGCATGATCGAGGTCGGCCTCAAGGGCGTGGAGTTCATCGCGGTGAACACCGACGCCCAGGCCCTCCTGATGTCCGACGCCGACGTCAAGCTGGACATCGGACGTGAGCTCACCCGTGGTCTCGGTGCCGGCGCCAATCCCGAGGTCGGCGGCAAGGCCGCCGAGGACCACGCCGAGGAGATCGAGGAGGTCCTCAAGGGGGCCGACATGGTCTTCGTCACCGCGGGCGAGGGCGGCGGCACGGGCACCGGCGGTGCGCCGGTCGTCGCGTCGATCGCCCGCAAGCTCGGCGCGCTGACCATCGGTGTCGTCACCCGCCCGTTCACCTTCGAGGGGCGCCGCCGGGCCGGGCAGGCCGAGGAGGGCATCCAGCAGCTCCGCAACGAGTGCGACACCCTCATCGTCATCCCGAACGACCGGCTGCTGCAGCTCGGTGACGTGGGCGTCTCCCTGATGGACGCCTTCCGCTCGGCCGACGAGGTGCTGCTCTCCGGTGTCCAGGGCATCACGAACCTCATCACCACACCGGGTCTGATCAACCTGGACTTCGCCGACGTCAAGTCGGTCATGTCCGGCGCGGGATCGGCCCTGATGGGCATCGGCTCGGCCCGCGGCGAGGGGCGCGCGGTGCAGGCGGCCGAGAAGGCGATCAACTCGCCGCTGCTCGAGGCCTCCATGGACGGCGCGCAGGGGGTGCTGCTGTCCATCGCGGGCGGCTCCGACCTCGGCCTGTTCGAGATCCACGAGGCGGCGTCACTGGTCCAGGAGGCCGCCCACCCCGAGGCCAACATCATCTTCGGAACGGTGATCGACGACTCGCTGGGCGACGAGGTGCGCATCACCGTCATAGCGGCCGGCTTCGAGGGCGGCACGCCGACCCACAAGAAGCTGGAGCCTGCGGTCTTCCGCCAGGGCACCCAGAAGCCGGCCGAGCCCGCCGCGACGCAGGAGGGCCAGCAGGGTCAGCAGTTCCCGCAGGGGCAGCAGACCCAGCAGACCCCGCAGGCGACCCAGCAGCAGGCCTCGTACCAGCAGGTCACGCAGGCCCCGCCGCAGCAGGCCGCGCCGCAGCACCCGCAGGGTCAGCAGGGCGGTTCCGGGTACGGGGCGGCTTCCGCCACGTCCCCGCAGCAGGGCTCGCCGAGCCTGCCCACGTCCGTGCCGGCGTCCCCGGAGCGGACCGGCACGCTCCCGCCGTCCCAGCCGTCGGCGCCCGCGCCGCGCCAGCCCGACACCCGCGCCGAGACCACCGGCAGCGACGGCACCGCAGGCCACACGACGGCGTCCGCGCCGGCCACCGGCGTGTCCCGGCCGGCCGCGGAGCCGGTCGAGGACGAGGTGGACGTCCCGCCGTTCATGCGCCGGTGA
- the murC gene encoding UDP-N-acetylmuramate--L-alanine ligase gives MSGIARILLARGVTVSGSDARESRTVTALRALGARVEVGHDAAHLQVAGEDPPVVVVSTAIRDTNPELAEARARGLDVVHRATALAALTEGRQLITVAGTHGKTSTTSMVTVALQHAGADPSFAIGGDLSVSGSGAHHGSGDVFVVEADESDGSFTAFAPSIAIVTNVEPDHLDHHGDEAAYRAVFERFLDRLVPGATLITCADDPGAEDVAVHAERAGTAVWRYGRTATGARDARLLQFAPDGTGSRIRFRWDGTEHELVLAVPGEHMALNALGAFLAGIAAGQDATLMLEGLAGFGGVQRRFEFKGRVRGVSVYDDYAHHPTEVAATLRAAREAAPVVHGRRGRVLVAFQPHLYSRTRLFAREFGASLSLADEVMVLDVYGAREDPEPGVGPTMITDEVRLPAGRVHRAPSWEQTPAAIAALAADGDTVITMGAGDVTALGPEILRELAGGGD, from the coding sequence ATGAGCGGCATCGCGCGGATCCTGCTGGCCCGCGGCGTCACCGTCTCGGGTTCCGACGCCCGCGAGTCGCGCACGGTCACCGCGCTGCGCGCCCTCGGTGCCCGGGTGGAGGTCGGGCACGACGCCGCCCACCTGCAGGTGGCGGGGGAGGACCCGCCGGTCGTCGTCGTCTCCACCGCCATCCGGGACACCAACCCGGAGCTGGCGGAGGCCCGGGCCCGCGGGCTCGACGTCGTCCACCGGGCCACCGCGCTCGCGGCCCTCACCGAGGGACGGCAGCTGATCACCGTTGCCGGGACGCACGGCAAGACCTCGACGACGTCGATGGTCACCGTCGCGCTGCAGCACGCCGGCGCCGACCCGTCGTTCGCGATCGGCGGGGACCTGTCGGTCTCGGGCAGCGGGGCCCATCACGGGAGCGGCGACGTGTTCGTCGTCGAGGCCGACGAGAGCGACGGCTCCTTCACCGCGTTCGCGCCGTCGATCGCGATCGTCACCAACGTCGAGCCCGACCACCTCGACCACCACGGTGACGAGGCCGCGTACCGCGCCGTGTTCGAACGGTTCCTGGACCGGCTGGTGCCCGGCGCGACACTGATCACCTGCGCCGACGACCCCGGCGCCGAGGACGTCGCCGTCCACGCCGAGCGGGCCGGGACGGCGGTGTGGCGTTACGGCCGCACCGCCACCGGCGCGCGCGACGCCCGGCTGCTGCAGTTCGCCCCGGACGGCACCGGCTCCCGCATCCGGTTCCGGTGGGACGGCACCGAGCACGAGCTCGTCCTCGCCGTGCCGGGGGAGCACATGGCGCTGAACGCGCTCGGGGCGTTCCTGGCCGGGATCGCCGCCGGGCAGGACGCCACCCTGATGCTCGAGGGCCTCGCCGGGTTCGGCGGCGTCCAGCGCCGGTTCGAGTTCAAGGGCCGGGTCCGCGGCGTCTCGGTCTACGACGACTACGCCCACCATCCCACCGAGGTCGCTGCCACCCTGCGGGCGGCCCGCGAGGCCGCGCCGGTCGTGCACGGCCGCCGGGGACGGGTGCTGGTCGCCTTCCAGCCGCACCTCTACTCCCGGACGCGGCTGTTCGCGCGCGAGTTCGGCGCGTCGCTGTCGCTGGCGGACGAGGTGATGGTGCTCGACGTCTACGGTGCGCGGGAGGACCCCGAACCCGGAGTCGGGCCGACGATGATCACCGACGAGGTTCGCCTGCCGGCCGGGCGGGTGCACCGCGCACCGTCCTGGGAGCAGACGCCCGCGGCGATCGCGGCGCTCGCCGCCGACGGCGACACGGTGATCACCATGGGCGCAGGCGACGTCACCGCGCTCGGCCCGGAGATCCTCCGCGAGCTCGCGGGGGGCGGGGACTGA
- a CDS encoding DivIVA domain-containing protein, which yields MPLTPADVHNVAFSKPPIGKRGYNEDEVDAFLDLVEAELARLIGENDELRDQVAQLEQRLGDAEADLEDARSQPQQAPAQTQALQQASPSPMGRGAGAPAPQLAGAAPADADGGDHHVQAAKVLGLAQEMADRLTAEAKNEADTMLSDARTKSEQLLSDARTKADGLVNDARSRAETMLGDARTRAETLERQSREKASGLVSEAERKQNEIMGAIQRDKGTLEKKIDELRTFEREYRTRLKTYLESQLRDLEGRGSAAPSDSTTNSGGTSSSRSSSNGGYAASGYGQRADTGS from the coding sequence ATGCCGCTGACGCCCGCCGACGTTCACAACGTCGCGTTCAGCAAACCCCCGATCGGGAAGCGGGGATACAACGAGGACGAGGTCGATGCCTTCCTCGATCTGGTCGAGGCCGAGCTGGCCCGGCTGATCGGGGAGAACGACGAGCTGCGCGACCAGGTCGCCCAGCTCGAGCAGCGCCTCGGTGACGCCGAGGCCGACCTGGAGGACGCCCGGAGCCAGCCGCAGCAGGCTCCCGCGCAGACCCAGGCGCTGCAGCAGGCCTCGCCGTCGCCGATGGGCCGCGGAGCCGGTGCGCCGGCCCCGCAGCTGGCCGGTGCCGCCCCCGCCGACGCCGACGGTGGTGACCACCACGTGCAGGCGGCGAAGGTCCTGGGCCTCGCCCAGGAGATGGCCGACCGGCTCACGGCCGAGGCCAAGAACGAGGCCGACACGATGCTGTCGGACGCCCGGACCAAGTCCGAGCAGCTCCTCTCCGACGCCCGCACCAAGGCGGACGGCCTGGTCAACGACGCGCGCTCGCGCGCCGAGACCATGCTCGGCGACGCCCGCACCCGGGCCGAGACGCTGGAGCGCCAGTCGCGCGAGAAGGCATCCGGCCTGGTCAGCGAGGCTGAGCGCAAGCAGAACGAGATCATGGGTGCCATCCAGCGGGACAAGGGCACGCTCGAGAAGAAGATCGACGAGCTCCGCACCTTCGAGCGCGAGTACCGCACCCGGCTCAAGACCTACCTGGAGTCGCAGCTGCGCGACCTGGAAGGACGCGGGTCGGCCGCTCCGTCGGACAGCACCACCAACTCCGGTGGCACCTCCAGCAGCCGGTCGAGCTCGAACGGCGGCTACGCCGCCTCCGGTTACGGCCAGCGGGCCGACACCGGGAGCTGA
- the ileS gene encoding isoleucine--tRNA ligase, which translates to MSDTGYPEVPAHPSFPALERDVLASWEADDTFRASVEQRPAGENGADEFVFYDGPPFANGLPHYGHLLTGYVKDVVPRYRTMRGHRVERRFGWDTHGLPAEVETENQLGIKHKSEIDEMGVAAFNEACRTSVLRYTGEWRDYVTRQARWVDFDNDYKTLDLDYMESVMWAFKSLWDKGLVYSGFRVLWYCWRCETPLSATETKMDDVYLDRQDPAVTVGLTLHVPGNAALDGARALVWTTTPWTLPSNLAMAVHPDVTYVVVEADGERWLLAEARVPAYARELGDEPPVLARVTGSELLGLAYTPPFDFFPGRANAHRILAADYVTTDDGTGLVHIAPAFGEEDKEVTDAAGIEVVNPVDARGEFTVEVPPYTGMQVFDANPQIIRDLKDGTAPHVQGVLLRHETYDHPYPHCWRCGNALIQRAVDSWFVRVTQFRDRMVELNQEINWTPAHVRDGQFGKWLEGARDWGISRNRYWGSPIPVWQSDDPRHPRTDVYGSLDELERDFGVRPTDLHRPHVDELTRPNPDDPTGRSTMRRVPEVLDCWFESGSMPFAQVHYPFENADWFEHHYPGDFIVEYNGQTRGWFYTLHVLATALFDRPAFRNCSAHGIVLGDDGAKMSKSRKNYPDVNDVFDRDGSDAMRWFLMASPILRGGNLVVTEQGIREGVRQAILPLWNTWYFLSLYAGGERGTFRTDSPHVLDRYVLAKTADLVDGVTAAMDVYDIAGACERIREHAETLTNWYVRRSRERFWATGSADAEAARRDAVDTLHTVLEVTCRVAAPLLPLTTEAIWRGLTGGRSVHLADWPGGSDPSVSRQQAGAGLPHDAGLVAGMDRIRQVASAALSLRKSARIRVRQPLPGLTVAAADAAALEPFTDLLRDEVNVRAVELTDDVATHGRFEIAVNARVAGPRLGSDVQKCIRAVKNGEWSQEADGTVVAAGITLQEGEFTEKLVAADPEHTAALPGNAGLVVLDTTVTPELAAEGTARDVVRVVQQARREAGLAVADRIALTVDGPDAVLDAVRTHEAFVAGEVLATAVSYGPANDGAATGQVVAPDGATVELAAAVART; encoded by the coding sequence ATGAGCGACACCGGTTACCCGGAGGTCCCCGCCCACCCGTCCTTCCCGGCGCTCGAGCGCGACGTGCTCGCGTCGTGGGAGGCCGACGACACCTTCCGTGCCTCGGTCGAGCAGCGCCCGGCCGGCGAGAACGGCGCCGACGAGTTCGTCTTCTACGACGGCCCGCCCTTCGCCAACGGCCTCCCGCACTACGGTCACCTGCTCACCGGGTACGTGAAGGACGTCGTCCCGCGCTACCGCACCATGCGCGGCCACCGGGTCGAGCGCCGGTTCGGCTGGGACACCCACGGCCTGCCCGCCGAGGTCGAGACCGAGAACCAGCTCGGCATCAAGCACAAGTCCGAGATCGACGAGATGGGCGTCGCCGCGTTCAACGAGGCGTGCCGCACCTCGGTGCTGCGCTACACCGGCGAGTGGCGCGACTACGTGACCCGCCAGGCCCGCTGGGTCGACTTCGACAACGACTACAAGACGCTCGACCTGGACTACATGGAGTCCGTCATGTGGGCGTTCAAGTCGTTGTGGGACAAGGGCCTCGTCTACTCGGGCTTCCGCGTCCTCTGGTACTGCTGGCGTTGCGAGACGCCGCTGAGCGCCACCGAGACCAAGATGGACGACGTCTACCTCGACCGGCAGGACCCGGCCGTCACCGTGGGGCTCACGCTGCACGTGCCGGGGAACGCGGCCCTCGACGGTGCCCGCGCCCTGGTCTGGACGACGACGCCGTGGACGCTGCCGTCGAACCTGGCCATGGCCGTGCACCCGGACGTCACCTACGTCGTCGTCGAGGCGGACGGCGAGCGCTGGCTGCTCGCCGAGGCGCGCGTTCCCGCGTACGCCCGCGAGCTGGGGGACGAGCCGCCGGTCCTGGCCCGGGTCACCGGCTCCGAGCTGCTCGGGCTGGCCTACACGCCGCCGTTCGACTTCTTCCCCGGCCGGGCGAACGCCCACCGGATCCTCGCCGCCGACTACGTCACCACCGACGACGGCACCGGCCTGGTGCACATCGCCCCGGCCTTCGGCGAGGAGGACAAGGAGGTCACCGACGCGGCCGGCATCGAGGTCGTCAACCCGGTCGACGCCCGCGGCGAGTTCACCGTCGAGGTGCCGCCGTACACCGGGATGCAGGTGTTCGACGCCAACCCGCAGATCATCCGGGACCTCAAGGACGGCACGGCACCGCACGTGCAGGGCGTGCTGCTGCGGCACGAGACCTACGACCACCCGTACCCGCACTGCTGGCGCTGCGGCAACGCCCTGATCCAGCGCGCGGTCGACTCGTGGTTCGTGCGGGTCACGCAGTTCCGGGACCGGATGGTCGAGCTCAACCAGGAGATCAACTGGACGCCCGCGCACGTCCGGGACGGCCAGTTCGGCAAGTGGCTGGAGGGCGCCCGGGACTGGGGCATCTCCCGCAACCGCTACTGGGGCAGCCCGATCCCGGTGTGGCAGTCCGACGACCCGCGCCACCCGCGGACCGACGTCTACGGCTCGCTCGACGAGCTGGAGCGCGACTTCGGCGTGCGCCCGACCGACCTGCACCGCCCGCACGTCGACGAGCTGACCCGCCCCAACCCGGACGACCCGACCGGGCGCTCCACCATGCGCCGGGTGCCGGAGGTCCTGGACTGCTGGTTCGAGTCCGGCTCCATGCCGTTCGCCCAGGTGCACTACCCGTTCGAGAACGCGGACTGGTTCGAGCACCACTACCCGGGCGACTTCATCGTCGAGTACAACGGCCAGACCCGCGGCTGGTTCTACACGCTGCACGTGCTGGCCACCGCGCTGTTCGACCGGCCCGCGTTCCGCAACTGCTCCGCGCACGGCATCGTGCTCGGCGACGACGGCGCGAAGATGTCGAAGTCGCGCAAGAACTACCCGGACGTCAACGACGTCTTCGACCGCGACGGCTCGGACGCCATGCGCTGGTTCCTCATGGCCAGCCCGATCCTGCGCGGCGGGAACCTCGTCGTCACCGAGCAGGGCATCCGGGAAGGCGTGCGGCAGGCGATCCTGCCGCTGTGGAACACCTGGTACTTCCTGTCGCTCTACGCCGGCGGGGAGCGCGGCACGTTCCGCACCGACTCACCCCACGTGCTCGACCGCTACGTGCTCGCCAAGACCGCCGACCTCGTCGACGGGGTCACCGCCGCGATGGACGTCTACGACATCGCCGGGGCCTGCGAGCGGATCCGCGAGCACGCCGAGACGCTGACCAACTGGTACGTCCGCCGGTCCCGCGAGCGGTTCTGGGCGACCGGCTCCGCCGACGCCGAGGCCGCGCGCCGCGACGCCGTCGACACCCTGCACACCGTGCTGGAGGTGACCTGCCGGGTCGCGGCGCCGCTGCTGCCGCTCACCACGGAGGCGATCTGGCGCGGCCTGACCGGCGGCCGCTCGGTGCACCTCGCGGACTGGCCGGGCGGATCCGATCCGTCCGTGTCGCGGCAGCAGGCCGGCGCGGGCCTGCCGCACGACGCCGGGCTGGTCGCGGGCATGGACCGCATCCGGCAGGTCGCCTCGGCGGCGCTGTCGCTGCGGAAGTCGGCGAGGATCCGGGTCCGCCAGCCGCTGCCCGGGCTCACCGTCGCCGCCGCGGACGCGGCCGCGCTGGAGCCGTTCACCGACCTGCTGCGCGACGAGGTGAACGTCCGCGCCGTCGAGCTGACCGACGACGTCGCCACGCACGGCCGGTTCGAGATCGCGGTCAACGCCCGGGTCGCCGGGCCGCGGCTTGGCTCCGACGTGCAGAAATGCATCCGCGCGGTGAAGAACGGGGAGTGGAGCCAGGAGGCCGACGGGACCGTGGTCGCCGCCGGGATCACCCTGCAGGAGGGCGAGTTCACCGAGAAGCTCGTCGCCGCCGACCCGGAGCACACGGCCGCGCTGCCGGGCAACGCCGGGCTGGTCGTGCTGGACACCACGGTCACGCCGGAGCTGGCCGCGGAGGGCACCGCGCGGGACGTCGTGCGCGTCGTCCAGCAGGCCCGCCGCGAGGCCGGCCTCGCCGTGGCCGACCGGATCGCGCTGACCGTGGACGGCCCGGACGCGGTGCTCGACGCGGTGCGGACGCACGAGGCGTTCGTGGCCGGCGAGGTGCTCGCGACCGCGGTGTCCTACGGCCCCGCGAACGACGGTGCCGCCACCGGCCAGGTCGTGGCGCCCGACGGTGCCACCGTGGAGCTCGCCGCGGCCGTCGCCCGGACCTGA
- the pgeF gene encoding peptidoglycan editing factor PgeF, which yields MTAGPVAPPGTRIRRVTTTRAGGRSTGPFATFNLSLGVGDDPAAVTANRARVVRELGLSGLVFLRQVHGRDVAVLREPPRARPGTGGVAPDLPDVDAVVTDVPLLGIAVLAADCVPVLLGDPQAGVVGAAHAGRAGAASGVLDAVIDEMTALGAAPDRLEVLLGPAVCGQCYEVPAAMRDEVEAALPGSASTTRAGTPGLDLRAGLTRRLAGLGVTKVGTDPRCTIEDPDLYSHRRESRCGRQAAITWLDPGDGRRPPARAAR from the coding sequence GTGACGGCCGGTCCGGTGGCCCCGCCCGGCACGCGGATCCGGCGGGTCACGACGACCCGGGCGGGCGGACGGTCCACCGGCCCGTTCGCCACGTTCAACCTCTCGCTCGGCGTCGGCGACGACCCGGCGGCGGTCACCGCGAACCGTGCCCGGGTGGTCCGCGAGCTCGGGCTGTCCGGGCTGGTGTTCCTCCGGCAGGTGCACGGCCGCGACGTCGCCGTGCTCCGCGAGCCTCCCCGTGCGCGGCCGGGCACCGGCGGGGTCGCCCCGGACCTCCCGGACGTCGACGCCGTCGTCACCGACGTCCCGCTGCTCGGCATCGCCGTGCTCGCCGCCGACTGCGTGCCGGTGCTGCTCGGCGACCCGCAGGCCGGTGTCGTCGGGGCCGCGCACGCCGGCCGGGCCGGCGCCGCGTCCGGCGTGCTCGACGCCGTGATCGACGAGATGACCGCGCTCGGCGCGGCCCCCGACCGGCTCGAGGTGCTGCTCGGGCCCGCGGTCTGCGGGCAGTGCTACGAGGTGCCGGCCGCGATGCGCGACGAGGTCGAGGCCGCCCTCCCGGGCAGCGCGTCGACCACCCGCGCCGGGACGCCCGGGCTCGACCTGCGTGCCGGGCTGACCCGGCGGCTCGCCGGCCTCGGCGTCACGAAGGTCGGCACCGACCCGCGCTGCACCATCGAGGATCCCGACCTGTACAGCCATCGCCGCGAGAGCCGCTGCGGCCGCCAGGCCGCGATCACCTGGCTGGACCCGGGCGACGGTCGCCGTCCCCCCGCCCGCGCGGCACGATGA
- a CDS encoding YggT family protein, with amino-acid sequence MPTAIGFLIYYVLFFFWLLLAARIVVETVRSFARQWRPAGPPAVALEVVFTVTDPPVKLLRRVIPVVRIGGVGLDLSIMVLVLVVFIAMTAVRSQLLG; translated from the coding sequence GTGCCCACCGCCATCGGCTTCCTGATCTATTACGTCCTGTTCTTCTTCTGGCTGCTGCTCGCGGCCCGGATCGTCGTGGAGACGGTCCGGTCGTTCGCGCGCCAATGGCGCCCGGCCGGCCCGCCCGCGGTGGCACTCGAGGTGGTGTTCACCGTCACCGACCCTCCGGTCAAGTTGCTGCGGAGAGTGATCCCCGTCGTCCGGATCGGAGGCGTGGGACTGGACCTGTCGATTATGGTGCTGGTGCTGGTGGTGTTCATCGCGATGACCGCCGTCAGATCACAGCTCCTGGGATGA
- a CDS encoding YggS family pyridoxal phosphate-dependent enzyme: protein MTGVAETNTPARTAELKERLAAVRERLDAACRAAGRDPAEVSLLAVTKTVPASDVAALIDLGLTAFAENRAQEAAPKVGEVAELRPEARPAWHFVGGLQRNKVRTVLPWVTRIESVDSARLARALDKEVAKARDRGERDGPLPVLVQYSVDGDPERGGVPDAGLDELTDLVTELPGLDLAGLMAVAPLGWEPERAFAAIAGAARRTRDRHPGAIELSAGMSGDLETAVDHGSTVVRVGTALVGERRIASE from the coding sequence ATGACCGGTGTGGCCGAGACGAACACCCCCGCACGCACCGCCGAGCTGAAGGAGCGCCTCGCCGCCGTCCGCGAGCGCCTGGACGCGGCGTGCCGCGCCGCCGGCCGCGACCCGGCCGAGGTCTCCCTGCTGGCCGTGACGAAGACGGTGCCCGCGTCCGACGTGGCCGCCCTCATCGACCTCGGGCTCACCGCGTTCGCCGAGAACCGGGCCCAGGAGGCGGCGCCGAAGGTGGGCGAGGTGGCCGAGCTCCGCCCCGAGGCCCGGCCGGCCTGGCACTTCGTCGGCGGGCTGCAGCGGAACAAGGTCCGGACGGTGCTCCCGTGGGTGACGCGGATCGAGTCGGTCGACTCCGCGCGGCTGGCCCGCGCCCTCGACAAGGAGGTCGCGAAGGCCCGCGACCGGGGCGAGCGGGACGGGCCGCTGCCGGTGCTCGTCCAGTACAGCGTGGACGGTGACCCCGAGCGCGGCGGCGTGCCCGACGCGGGACTCGACGAGCTGACCGACCTGGTCACGGAGCTGCCGGGGCTGGACCTGGCCGGGCTGATGGCCGTCGCACCGCTGGGCTGGGAGCCGGAGCGGGCGTTCGCCGCGATCGCAGGCGCCGCCCGCCGGACCCGGGACCGGCACCCCGGGGCGATCGAGCTCTCGGCCGGCATGAGCGGGGACCTGGAGACGGCCGTCGATCACGGTTCGACCGTGGTGCGTGTCGGTACGGCTCTTGTGGGGGAACGGCGGATAGCCTCCGAGTAA
- a CDS encoding cell division protein FtsQ/DivIB, translating to MSSDDGEGGHPAGGGRRTPEQERRAAERARRIRERRAAERARGGAAERARGGTAERAGGDAAERASGGAAERTGGGTAERAGGEAAERTRGGAAERVGGGGVERSGSGAAARSGGGAAERSGGGAAAVRERTAARSAQRARSRDPRYRRRRAVALLATVVVVLLGVSAAGWWALGRFGPGVASVEVTGARQIPVSDVEDAAAVEPGTPLAAVDTDGVTARVAAIPGVAAVEVGRSWPDTLTVAVTERTPVALADTPTGPQLVDPAGVAYRAAPPDARVPRLQLPRVAPDDPATLAAVAVLQALPPGVRDQVQTLSLGAGGTTFELGLTDDRRVLWGPWADTAATPQRAAVLGPLLSREGAVYDVSSPALVTVRPR from the coding sequence ATGAGCAGCGACGACGGCGAGGGCGGGCACCCGGCCGGCGGGGGCCGCCGCACTCCCGAGCAGGAGCGGCGCGCCGCGGAGCGCGCCCGGCGGATCCGCGAGCGCCGGGCGGCCGAACGGGCGCGCGGTGGTGCGGCGGAGCGGGCGCGGGGTGGCACGGCCGAGCGAGCGGGCGGTGATGCGGCCGAGCGAGCGAGCGGCGGCGCGGCCGAGCGGACCGGCGGTGGAACGGCCGAGCGAGCGGGCGGTGAAGCGGCCGAGCGGACGCGCGGCGGCGCGGCCGAGCGAGTGGGTGGCGGTGGTGTCGAACGGTCGGGCAGTGGCGCGGCCGCGCGGTCGGGTGGTGGCGCCGCCGAACGGTCGGGTGGCGGCGCGGCCGCCGTCCGGGAACGCACCGCTGCCCGGTCAGCCCAGCGTGCGCGCAGCCGGGACCCGCGCTACCGGCGGCGCCGGGCGGTCGCGCTGCTCGCGACGGTCGTCGTCGTGCTGCTGGGGGTGTCCGCCGCCGGCTGGTGGGCGCTGGGCCGGTTCGGCCCTGGCGTCGCGTCGGTCGAGGTCACCGGTGCCCGGCAGATCCCGGTCTCCGATGTCGAGGACGCCGCCGCCGTCGAGCCCGGCACGCCGCTCGCGGCCGTCGACACCGACGGCGTCACTGCTCGGGTGGCCGCGATCCCCGGCGTGGCCGCGGTCGAGGTCGGGCGGTCCTGGCCGGACACGCTCACCGTCGCCGTCACCGAGCGGACCCCGGTCGCCCTGGCCGACACGCCGACCGGCCCGCAGCTGGTCGACCCCGCCGGGGTCGCCTACCGGGCCGCGCCGCCGGACGCCCGGGTGCCCCGCCTGCAGCTGCCGCGGGTCGCCCCCGACGATCCGGCGACCCTCGCCGCCGTCGCGGTGCTGCAGGCGTTGCCCCCCGGTGTCCGTGACCAGGTGCAGACGCTGTCCCTCGGTGCGGGCGGCACCACCTTCGAGCTGGGCCTCACCGACGACCGCCGGGTGCTGTGGGGTCCCTGGGCCGACACTGCCGCGACCCCGCAGCGGGCCGCCGTGCTCGGACCGCTCCTCAGCCGGGAGGGCGCGGTCTACGACGTGTCCAGTCCCGCCCTGGTCACGGTCCGCCCCCGCTGA
- a CDS encoding cell division protein SepF gives MSTMYRLKAYFGMVPADEMDYVDEPDRYRGAPEQQSGPRGDRWSAGGGRFADPAGYDDDRYDAPGGYDDGWAARTAREPARPARAVRQNPRGEREPAEHPGDRGAAPTPIGGSAGPAVRGALAMDPDTIRSPSREPQREERPTPLAPAPAPVPEQRDRTAAGPASITTLHPRSYTEARTIGERYREGVPVIMNLTDLDDATAKRLVDFAAGLVFALRGGFDKVTNRVFLLTPADVEVSADDARRLAERGAFRQD, from the coding sequence ATGAGCACGATGTACCGGCTGAAGGCCTACTTCGGCATGGTCCCGGCCGACGAGATGGACTATGTGGACGAACCGGACCGCTACCGGGGCGCCCCCGAGCAGCAGTCCGGCCCGCGTGGTGACCGCTGGTCCGCCGGCGGAGGGCGCTTCGCCGACCCGGCCGGCTACGACGACGACCGCTACGACGCTCCCGGCGGCTACGACGACGGCTGGGCGGCCCGCACGGCGCGGGAACCGGCCCGTCCGGCGCGCGCCGTGCGGCAGAATCCCCGCGGTGAGCGGGAGCCGGCGGAGCACCCCGGCGACCGCGGCGCCGCGCCCACACCCATCGGCGGCAGCGCCGGACCGGCCGTCCGGGGGGCGCTCGCGATGGACCCGGACACCATCCGGAGCCCCTCCCGCGAACCCCAGCGCGAGGAGCGTCCGACCCCCCTCGCGCCGGCTCCCGCGCCGGTGCCCGAGCAGCGCGACCGGACCGCCGCGGGACCGGCCTCGATCACCACGCTGCACCCCCGCAGCTACACCGAGGCACGCACGATCGGCGAGCGCTACCGCGAGGGTGTGCCGGTCATCATGAACCTCACGGACCTCGACGACGCGACCGCGAAACGCCTGGTCGACTTCGCCGCCGGCCTGGTCTTCGCTTTGCGCGGGGGCTTCGACAAGGTCACCAACCGGGTGTTCCTTCTCACCCCCGCGGACGTCGAGGTGTCCGCCGACGACGCACGGCGGCTCGCCGAGCGCGGAGCTTTCCGCCAGGATTGA